A part of Rhinatrema bivittatum chromosome 16, aRhiBiv1.1, whole genome shotgun sequence genomic DNA contains:
- the LOC115078555 gene encoding olfactory receptor 4S2-like, translating to MAVRNESRVTQFILLGLSSAPELEIVFFLIFLIVYLFTITGNVLIMVTIYMNSNLHSPMYFFLSHLSFLDLCFSTVTVPKSLVNFVSQSKTISLNDCIAQLFFFHSFGGAEVITLTLMAYDRYVAICNPLRYTTIMSRRTCLYMLIPSWVGGLFHGFMQALPTFQLSFCGPNEIDHFFCELRPLSLLACTSIFFSETVSMANSGSLALGCFLVLLISYIYIISTILKIHSAEGRRKAFSTCASHLLVVTLFFGPCLYIYMRPLVTFSTDKMVSVFYTILTPLLNPIIYTLRNEEVKKAMTRLRGTKVSFPEKHIN from the coding sequence ATGGCAGTCAGGAATGAAAGTAGAGTCACACAATTCATCCTTCTAGGACTCTCCAGTGCTCCTGAGTTAGAGATAGTATTCTTTCTGATATTTCTAATTGTCTACCTGTTCACCATAACTGGGAATGTTCTCATCATGGTCACCATATATATGAACTCAAATCTGCACTCTCcaatgtacttcttcctcagccACCTGTCTTTTTTAGATTTATGCTTTTCAACTGTCACTGTCCCCAAATCCCTTGTAAACTTTGTTTCCCAGAGCAAAACCATCTCTCTCAACGATTGCATTGCTCAGTTGTTTTTCTTCCACTCCTTTGGAGGAGCTGAAGTCATTACCCTGACCTTAATGGCTTATGACCGCTATGTTGCCATCTGCAATCCTTTACGTTATACCACCATTATGAGCAGAAGAACCTGTCTCTATATGCTAATTCCTTCATGGGTAGGTGGTTTATTTCATGGCTTCATGCAGGCATTACCTACATTTCAGTTATCCTTCTGTGGTCCCAATGAGATAGATCATTTCTTCTGCGAACTGCGTCCCTTATCTCTCTTAGCTTGTACAAGTATCTTTTTCAGTGAAACCGTGTCCATGGCCAACAGTGGATCACTAGCCCTGGGTTGTTTCTTGGTGTTACTCATATCTTACATATATATCATCTCCACTATCTTAAAAATTCACTCGGCAGAGGGAAGGCGGAAAGCTTTTTCTACCTGTGCCTCCCACCTCCTGGTAGTCACTTTATTTTTTGGCCCCTGTCTCTACATTTACATGAGGCCTTTAGTGAcattttccactgataaaatGGTCTCTGTGTTTTACACAATCCTCACCCCTTTGTTAAATCCCATCATATACACCCTGAGAAATGAGGAGGTGAAAAAAGCCATGACGAGACTTAGAGGTACTAAAGTTTCTTTTCCAGAGAAGCACATAAACTAA